In Mytilus galloprovincialis chromosome 1, xbMytGall1.hap1.1, whole genome shotgun sequence, the following are encoded in one genomic region:
- the LOC143046491 gene encoding WD repeat-containing protein 36-like yields the protein MPASKIFTGFRALGYVSNHIPLQVRHHRKHKENYVITCVGKSFHTYNSSKLGIVSISNTHPDDISCLAVDANLVFTGCRNKVQAFQRGKQVLRTYEGHEYPVHLLLPFGNHLISVDTDSNVKVWDIHSEGVYLDMNFDNSGFQVTAIMHPHTYLNKLVLGSKQGSLQLWNIKQDKMLYVFEGWNSAVTCLEQSPAMDVIAIGLADGQIIIHNLKFDETVMKFRQDWGPVTTIAFRTDGHPMMVTGSTIGHIALWDLESKKLKSQIRDAHEGAVVGMQCLPNEPLMVTNAADNSLKVWIFDQPDGGGRLLRQRSGHSAPPNKVQHYDNNGKNILSAGQDSTLRSYSVTHDKHNKSLGRASYDKKETKKTGLKKDRYMMPPITQFSSDTSRQSDWDNIAACHRGKCLVTTWSYQRSTMGSYKLKHPRFDEDPKLKLATALCTDISPCGNFVVIGYSTGHVDNYNLQSGIHRGCYGETVAHNCSVRGIAIDGLSQITITAGLDGEVKFWKFKQKNLIDSCHLKCCISDILLHRESSMLAISLDDFRVMIIDIDTRKIVRTFQGHHNAVTDMTFSPDARWLITASMDSTVRTWDLPTGKLIDCFLVSSAATSLSLLPTGDFLATSHVDDIGVYLWSNMTLYTFVSLRPLPEDYEPDTLELPATQYENKKTDEDDEKEDIDMDDYDLSEFKSPEQISDELITLSLLPNSRWQNLLNLDIIKKRNKPKEAPRAPKSAPFFIPTIAGLEPKFANITDDTEKETKSRITIGNLEPLSELGKALTADGLDYDKILNRFKELGPSAIDLEIRSLSPEGGGSIEAMERFLMFCNHVLYSKNNFEIINAYLGLFLKVHGDTIASNPTLCSVLETLNSCHLQTWRNLQDLFTQNTCMVNYLRTATL from the exons ATGCCAGCAAGTAAAATATTCACAGGCTTCAGAGCTCTAGGATACGTGAGCAATCACATCCCACTGCAAGTTCGCCACCACAGAAAGCATAAGGAAAACTATGTTATCACTTGTGTGGGGAAATCTTTTCACACTTACAAT AGTTCCAAGTTAGGAATTGTTAGCATCA GTAATACACATCCAGATGATATATCTTGTCTAGCTGTTGATGCTAATTTGGTGTTTACTGGGTGTCGTAATAAAGTTCAAGCATTTCAGAGAGGAAAACAG gtatTACGTACCTATGAAGGACATGAATACCCAGTACATCTGTTGTTACCTTTTGGGAATCACTTAATCTCTGTAGACACAGACAGTAATGTTAAAGTATGGGACATCCACTCAGAGG GAGTGTATTTGGATATGAACTTTGACAACTCAGGTTTCCAGGTGACAGCTATAATGCATCCACATACCTATCTCAATAAATTAGTGCTTGGAAGTAAACAAGGATCCCTTCAGTTATGGAATATTAAACAAGACAAAATGTTATATGTGTTTGAGGGATGGAATAGTGCAGTAACATGTCTGGAGCAG tCTCCTGCCATGGATGTAATAGCCATAGGACTTGCAGATGGTCAGATTATTATACATAATCttaaatttgatgaaactgttATGAAATTTAGACAAGACTGGGGACCAGTTACTACAATAGCTTTCAGAACAG ATGGCCATCCAATGATGGTGACAGGAAGTACAATTGGCCATATTGCATTATGGGACTTAGAATCCAAAAAGTTGAAAAGTCAGATAAGAGATGCACATGAAGGAGCTGTTGTTGGTATGCAATGTTTACCAAATGAACCTCTAATGGTCACCAATGCAGCTGACAATTCATTAAAG GTTTGGATATTTGATCAACCAGATGGAGGTGGAAGGTTATTAAGACAAAGGTCAGGTCATTCAGCTCCACCAAACAAAGTTCAACACTATGACAACAATGGAAAGAATATCCTCAGTGCAG GTCAAGACAGTACTTTAAGGTCATATTCCGTGACCCATGACAAACACAACAAAAGTTTAGGAAGGGCGTCTTATGACAAGAAAGAAACTAAAAAGACTGGATTAAAGAAAGATAGATATATGATGCCTCCTATCACACAGTTTTCATCAG ATACCAGTAGACAGAGTGATTGGGATAACATAGCAGCATGCCATCGTGGGAAATGTTTGGTAACAACATGGAGTTATCAGAGGTCCACAATGGGTTCCTATAAACTGAAACATCCTAGGTTTGATGAGGATCCAAAATTGAAACTAGCTACAGCAttg TGTACTGATATAAGTCCTTGCGGTAATTTTGTGGTAATTGGATACAGCACTGGTCATGTGGATAACTATAATCTTCAGTCTGGAATACATAGAGGCTGTTATGGAGAGACTGTAG CACATAACTGCAGTGTAAGAGGTATCGCCATTGATGGATTAAGCCAAATCACTATTACAGCAGGTCTAGATGGTGAAGTTAAATTCTGgaaatttaaacagaaaaatCTGATAGATTCATGTCACCTGAAATGTTGTATATCTGATATATTGTTACATAGAGAAAG TTCTATGCTGGCAATATCACTTGACGACTTCAGAGTCATGATTATAGATATAGACACACGTAAAATTGTCAGGACATTTCAAGGACATCACAATGCTGTCACAGATATG ACCTTCAGTCCTGATGCCAGATGGTTGATTACTGCTAGTATGGATTCTACAGTGAGAACCTGGGACCTGCCGACAGGAAA acTTATAGACTGTTTCCTAGTCAGTTCAGCAGCGACATCCCTCAGCCTTTTACCTACAGGGGATTTCCTAGCTACATCACATGTAGATGATATTGGTGTTTACCTGTGGTCTAACATGACGTTGTACACCTTTGTCTCATTGAGACCTCTCCCTGAAGATTATGAACCTGACACATTAGAACTGCCAGCTACCCagtatgaaaataaaa AAACAGATGAAGACGATGAAAAAGAGGATATAGATATGGATGACTATGACCTGTCTGAATTTAAATCTCCTGAACAAATATCTGATGAACTTATAACATTATCATTATTACCTAATTCAAGATGGCAAAACCTACTCAATTTAGACATTATAAAG AAAAGGAATAAACCTAAAGAAGCTCCCAGAGCCCCAAAGTCTGCACCATTCTTTATACCAACAATTGCAGGACTTGAACCTAAGTTTGCCAATATTACAGATGATACGGAAAAAGAG ACCAAATCCAGGATAACTATTGGTAATCTAGAACCTCTGTCAGAGTTGGGGAAGGCATTGACTGCTGATGGATTAGATT atgACAAAATACTAAACAGATTTAAGGAATTAGGACCATCTGCTATTGACCTTGAAATAAGGTCATTATCACCAGAAGGAGGAGGATCTATAGAAGCCATGGAAAGATTCTTAATGTTCTGTAATCATGTcctttattctaaaaataactttgaaataataaatgcatACCTGGGACTTTTTCTTAAG gtTCATGGTGATACAATAGCTAGCAATCCTACATTGTGTTCAGTTTTAGAGACTTTAAATTCATGCCATTTACAGACATGGAGAAATTTACAAGATTTATTTACACAAAACACTTGCATGGTCAATTATCTCAGAACTGCTACTCTTTAA